In Plutella xylostella chromosome 8, ilPluXylo3.1, whole genome shotgun sequence, the genomic stretch GGAATTCAATGTGAACTATATTTACCATGCAAAACTTGCCGGCTCCGTCGTGGTTGGAAAAATAAGACGCTGTTATCGCGTCGGATCTGTACAAAGTATTCCGGACCCGCTGTGAACTTTGCATCATACTTCATTCATGCGtcataaaagttaaattaaagtagATAGCGTCCTTCGCTCAATGGAACAATGAATAGGTATACCGAACGcgtttttattatgaattacCGATCTTGTTTACTCACtgaatgttttattgttacttGTGTTATACCTAATGTACGCTCAATGTCCTATCAAGGAAAACATCTTAAGGAAATCTTGCATTTTGGTCCATTAATTTAAGCCCGAAAATCTCTTTTACACATTTTGCAATCTGTAATTTTGGACCAATCATTTAAGCCCAAAAACCTCCTTCACACTCAAACAAAACACCTATCCTTAGCACCTAACCACCTCTAAACAACCTTCAATTTCCTCCGCAGAGGCACGCACGGCTACATGGCTCCAGAAGTGCTGTCCAAGGGCACGGGCTACGACTCGTCGGCCGACTGGTTCAGCTTCGGCTGCATGCTCTACAAGCTGCTCAAGGGCCACTCGCCGTTCCGCCAACACAAGACCAAGGACAAGCACGAGATCGACCGGATGACCCTCACTATGGTAAAGGTCTAAGCGCATCCTCTGTtaccttttttaattaatgtagTCTTAAGAGTCACTAATGTTTGTGGTTCGGGTGGTGTGGAAAGGTGAAATGCTATGTGCAGCCAACAGATTTTCAAGTATTGGATTTCGAGACCTATGCAGTAAATATGCTACTTATAAGATATCCCCAGGAGAGAAAACATCGACAACAACAAACGGTGaggtttaattataattaaaggtTGGATGCTGACGGTAGAAAAAACAACTTCGTAATAGATGAAGTTGATACCTACGTCATGGATAATTGTGTATTCCGTTTTAATCCAATCACTGCTTGTGTACAATTAATTGATATCTCATAGCTAATTGTTTGTATGCTGTTCTCACAATACAGATAATACTATCTAATATACAATTATCTCTAATTGTGCATCTGAGAAGGAATTGTAAATATATCGCTAAGAATGTTCCCATGCGCGTATTTATAGAGTAAATAGAGAATAATGACCTCAAGAATACTGGTATTATGCTATTATCGCGAAGAAAAACTGATGTCCTTTAAACATGAATACTGTATGCAGTAAGTATACGTAgtcattgtatatttttacagttAATTGGACCAACACAAATGTAAACATATACTTCTTAGTCGGTCTCGTACGGTTATTGGCTTATAAATTATGCTAGATTTAACCGACCCATTGCAgatttaattgaaaaaaaaattgtatataATCTTGTCGCTAATTGATGATTTTTCAGCATCAAAGAAGGCTTATAAAGCACTTTTAGCAATTCCACCGTCGTTAATAAACTACAAGATTCATATACTTAACTCTATCAATAACGGTATATTTCCTTGCCACAGAACGTGGAGTTGCCGGATTCGTTCAGCCCGAGCCTGAAGAGTCTGTTGGAGGGCCTGCTGCAGAGGGACATCAACAAACGTCTCGGCTGCAAGGGCAGAGGGTAAGACCAGCATAGTATTTACACTAAAGAGCACTTTACACTAAATTACCTACACTAAAGAGGCATTTACACGGTTGGGTTTAGTCACTAGCCACATGAGGCTGGTGGCTGAAAGTCTTTGGGGCTTGCGGCTATGTGGTGAAAGTCTGGGCCTTGTGCGGATCTACAGTCGATGTAGTCACTAGCCTCAAAAATCATGCGGTTTAGTCGCCCATGTAAACGCTAATACACATAAGGGTTGCCACATAAACTGTTGATTAGGTGTATTTCCGCCAAACGCCgaactaaataaaatgtactCTTGTTGTGTAAATCTAACTGAACAGAAGCCTAACAATAATGAAGTCACTggacttatttaaaaaaaaacatcaaaattattacCGCACCAAACGCCgaactaaataaaatgtaatcttGTTGTGCAAATCCACCTACATCGAAGCCTAACTtctaaaaaatatcattatttttttccatcATGGTATATCCTCAAAATTACTACCGATTACCTTACCTATATGTCCACTTACCGATTCATCAAACCTTCCAGAGCGGACGAAGTGAAGGAGCACGTGTTCTTCGCGGGCATCGACTGGCAGCAAGTGTACCACCAGAAGTACACGCCGCCGCTGATCCCGCCGCGGGGCGAGGTGAACGCGGCCGACGCCTTTGATATAGGCAGCTTTGATGAAGAGGACACTAAGGGGATCAAGGTAATTGTGGTCCTGTTGTGTGTAAAAAGTGCCCTAGAAATTAAACCCTAGGGTACTGGCAACAAGTCTACCACCATAAGTACACGTTACCAATGCGACTgatagggccttaccacaaaaacttagacagtatttaacagatgtttagcgctgtcaaacgcctacaaaatctgtcaaatttcgttttaaacacttgttaaacagtgttcaaagttttttgtggtagcacagatAGTCTTTGACTTTGACAGTTTCGATGGTCATCTTAAGACATGAACTATAAGGTCACATGAACCTACTTTTCACTAAAGGTATCTATGTAAACGTCGAACTTACCTTCTCTTAGCCACAGGTATTCCTATTGAATATGAATTCTTGGTTGAGTGCCATAAATACTAACTATATACAATATTTCCTCTCAGTTGACGGAGACAGACCAGATGCAGTACAAGGACTTCCCGCTGGTGATCTCGGAGCGCTGGCAGGCCGAGGTGGCGGAGACGGTGTTCGAGACCATCAACCAGGAGGCCGACAAGATGGAGAACAAGCGGAAGAACAAGAACCGGCAGCGGGTGTTTGATGAGATCAAGGAGAAAGGTGAGTGAAGGTTTTGTGAGAGTGGGATGATTGAGTGCAGTGTAGTGAATGAATGATTGAAGTGAATGGAtcaattttatcatcatcCATAAAATCAATTGCAAGAATTTGCCATATGTGAATTTGGTAAATTTTGTATCCTTTTTATCCTAACAAGATGCTATCTACATTATAGCTACGTACCTATAAACTCGGTAACTACTTAAACGGAACGGGAGCAAATCTCTtcatattttaacacaaaccATGATCATGTCATGCCATGGAAAGAATATGAAGCTACTAAATGTAGCTTATAACGAAACCTTTATGCAACGATTAtcgtataactttattgaagaTAGGGTGCAGCTAGCTCCACAATACTAACCAATTTCCCCACACCTTccaggctcagactgcatccTGCACGGCTACATAAAGAAGCTCGGCGGGCCGTTCGCGAGCGCGTGGCAGACTCGCTACGCAAAACTGTACCCGAATAGACTCGAGCTGCACCTCGAGAACTCCACCAAGCCCGAGATGATACTTCTGGACTCAGTCGAGGAGGTGTCCTCGGACCTCGTGAGTGTGAAGGGAGAGCAGTGCATCGTGCTGCGGACACGGAATGACACGAAGATTGTGCTCACTAATACGGTGAGTTTGCTGTTGGTTGATTAGCTTAAGTTTATATTAGgctattataagtaggtatatagttagttatattattattattttgttattattggtACACCGCCCTCTAATTTGTCACTTTGTTTCCGCAACatataaggttgcctgtaagagatcgctctcagcgataaggcTGCCTATTCtacattagttctagtctataagtatgtttttttgtatgtctgatttatgtggtgttcaatagagcaatattctattctattctagctTATGGTTATGTCCTTATCTAATCTTAACTATAGGAAACACAAGTCCGAAAAATCTTGGTAACGTTACATCATTTATGTTTATATCGGTTTTAGGACGAAATCGGCCTCAAGGAGTGGGCGCTGTCCCTGCGCTCGGCACACAAGTGCTCCCAGGAGCTTCTCGCCTCTATGGCGAAGAAGGCCGGCAAGATATACGGCACGGACGGGTCGAAGGACGGGGGggcgcccgcccgcgcccccgcgcccgcgccctccCCCGCGCTCGCCCGCGCGCCCAACGGGAACAACTAGCAGGAGCTTCCCGCACCCCCCAACAAGGGTGCGAAGATGTTCCGCCGCTCCAAGAGCGCCGCGCAGCTCATCAAGTGAGCGCCACGGAACATAGTGAGTGTGTGCGAGCGTAGACTGTAGCCCcccccacacacacacacacaccacgGACGATAAACTCTCGGCAAATCTTATAATGTGTACGTGACGGCACACGATGCCTCCATAGATATAGCGTTAGAACTGCCAAATTGTAAACTCGCCGAGGGCTATTTATAATACAGTTTCACTTGATCCTCGTAAGTAGGGATATTCGATAATAGTGACTTTTAGGACTGCCaattactaataaataaatgctatCCGCATTTTAATTGTTGTATGTACGAATTATTGTGATAGGACAGATCAATATGacgtgtaaaaaaaactatttcatttacCTACAGTAATTTCAAtggataataaataacttttgtaATTGTTTGCACCAAttgaattttgtaattattaatgtaatgttCTGGATGTTGTATTTAAATACGTAgtttatcatgtaaaaaatataacttaaatcgagtagataattattaatagtaaCTTCCTATATGTGTTTGTGCAATagatcaaataaaattatattaaaaaaagtaacTAATGACAGCAttggttaaaaaaataatgttgaaTTTCGACGAAATTGGATACTCTAATTGTGCGTATGAAATTATGGATGCTTCAACTACTTATATTGTAATTAGAAAATATAGCACTTTGTTTATGCCTCTGGTTATTAcgcacaaacataataattatgatacttatcattatcaataTGGTTATAATTGGTGGCTCTCTTGTGGATATGAGTTTTAAACTTTAGCTCGTCTTCTTTAAGCATgtaacaaatttatttaatcataCAATCATTGTGTACTTAAAAGTTTAAACCATTTCCTGTCCTGTGATGTAACCACCGATTCAAATTCTGTTGCTTCGTGTATTGGAAGCTAATGTACGTAGATTTCATTGCAAAAGCGTCAATACAATTAACTTATGGCAATACTTTTTCTAACAACCTTTTAGGTGTggttattaataacaatagtAGTAAATGCGATATAAATACCACAACAATTAGAGAATACTTAAGAATAATCAatgtgtataattattatttatgtgaaattttgttattttttatctgtTGACTGTATGGTGTCCCCGCGACGCCGCATCGAGTTTATAGCAATGCAAGTGCAATCTAttgttttaaagttttaaaccTGTTGTTTGACGAATGCTTGAGATGTTACATTGTTTGTGAAGGTAGCCTCGAAGTAGTCAGCTAGAGGTAGTCAATGGTCTATCTATGACAAGATGAAAATTTGTGAAATTCACACCATTATCGCACGGACTCAATGTGTCACCTCAAACAATTGAATATATTGAAATAACTACGTTGTCTGGTGCAGATTGGATGACTATActatagtttatttaatatatataagtTCACAGGTATAATACCAATAACTGCTTGCGTTTTCCTATACTGTGTAAGAtacaagttttataaaatctttattgGAAAATACAGgtacaatttaatttacataacaACATCAAGCGTAATCCTATTTGATAGGTTATAGATTAAGTAGTAactattttgtataaaattgtagaaattttacaaaataagtGCCATCAGAAAGTTAGTTGGTGTTTTTGAAGCGTTTTAATAGGTTTCTTTCTCGTTCTGAAAGTCGGGATGTATTTGGGAGATTTTAGATGGTCGTtgtatttgtacaataaatatataaataactaaggGAAAGGGTCCGATGTAATAATCGTTCAATATCATTCGTCATGTTAAGAGTAGATTGTGTTTGCTTGTATGTGTGtcgaatataatttaaaatgtaaaaaatattagatgCTATGCTAGTCAATTGAATTTcttgattaaataaataaaattaaaaataatagagTACATTGACACAGTATAAACAGTATTATAGGTTAGTTTTTCCTTACTTGATAAAATCATTCTTTCTATTGTgatattactttttaaatcttgCATAGATTAACGTAAATTTATGAGGGAAATTAATGCTTTTACTTCTTTCCAATTCGCTTCATTAGAGATATATTTCAGAGTTTTTTTGTCTACTATTTGTTAGTTGCAGTGTAGGATTCAGCTAGTTTAATTCTCTTCGCCTGcgattttgttataaaatgcAAAGCTTGATCATTTTAACATTCCGAAGCATCTTACAAAttcttatgtatattttattagcaATTTTCGCTCATATTGTTccttaaaaaattacaaacgaCAGCCCAAGAAAAGTCCAAGTTTTAACAAAGGAGTGGCTAGTATCAGTGCAGTTATAGAAGAGGTGTCATGCAATAAAATGTATCAAGTTTCAAATCTATTTTAGATGTGTCTATTCAGTGTTGTAGCTATgcctatgtaagtacctacattatatgcCACAGAAACCTAGAACAGGTTTCCCAGTAGTATTGTCACTACTACTATTCGTCATCAGTCATCAAGCATATTGCACTCTGTAGTCTGTTTTAAAATCTTATTGTATTCGTTGTCTTTATTGGCGGCACCGTATTACTTCTTATTATATGGTATTACCTGGTAGGTACAGGTGGTTTGTGGGCGACACGCATCACGTGACATATTGTTGTGTAGGTACGTAGGCATATCTACAACCCTATACATAGTCCTTTTTACgtttataatatgaatatgaGTTGAGTAAGTGTAACTGTTTTAAGGAAACATTTCTGACTAATCGAATCTGCATCagacaatatgaaaatatattatttaagtacctcTGTTAGagacaatttttattgtaaaccTACATTGCGTgtagtaaattgtttatttaatcaatatggtgttttatttttcaaactacatacctaggtactataCTCTCAAATCTCTTAATACCATTTCTTTCGAATGTTAAGAAGTTAGCAGGTATAGTTCTATTCACGTAATTTGTGTATCAAAGCCCATACGTGATTATATAGCCTAGATCACCCAAAGCTGTATCCGCCACTGGTAAAGCCCAGGTGTAACAGGGTGTAAATGACATAATGATCCCGAtcaatctgaacaacttaTAACCGGTAATTAGTAAACATAACCTTGGAATTCACATTTACTTTCTTGGGGTGCCAAGGAAAAATGCTTCATTAATCAACCAAGGAATACATTCGCCTGCTAACaagattaataaaattccaTTGAGATACGTAAAACAACTGTCATGGATTTATAAGCAGGTACTAGCTATGTACttatttgataaaatacaGAACAAAGAAACTATgtatgataattataacatttaatttacttCTATATAAACTTTTACAGCCATGTAGCATACCCATTTTTATAACATCATGTAGAACTCTTTAtcttattatatttgttaCCTACTGCAAAAACTATTGTTCGCTATCGTTATCACATCACAATAGGTAAACAGCTTAAATACATTTCTAGTGTTTAAACACATTTAATTGTCTATCCATTACTATAACGTACCTACAGAATGCTATATTTTTCATACTAATCCTTGAATGGAGCccaatttaaaataactatttgaTGGCAATCAGAGCAATATGATTTATTCCatgtttaaatttatgtaggtctaggtacctaagtataccgAGGAGTCACGAAACTGATACAGTATACCTAAACATTAACTTCTTAATTCATATCAGTTAAatccttttaattttaattatgaataacATTTATCAAGGTATTTACGTCTAACTAAACGGTCTTTGACttattaaaagtacctacaaataaatacgtgtagatacttatttaaaatggaAGACTTGTTTTTGCCAAGCATGTCGAATAGTCGAATATTTTATACGCTTAAATAACATTGTAAAGCTTAAATAATGGAATtgtaagtaatataaaaacaatgatttacaactaaataactaaaataaatatgtacttaatatgcACATATTTTCTTAACCGTAAACTAACAAAacgtaaaataacaataaaaatgtatttggTGCAAGTATCATTTTACTTACCACCAAATGTTCAACTCACAATAGTcacaatagaaaataaatttcaaaCGAAACTTTTTGGTCCATTACTTAGACAACTAGTAACACTACACTAGTGCGAATCCTATTTCATATAATAGTTATCTTACATTTACTAAACAACAACATTTGCATTCTCAATCCAACATAATTTCACCTTGATATTGATCTAGGTTTGATGCACTGCTGCCGCTACGCAGGTTCTTATCGACATAGATACACGTCGCGATTACGAtttgccataaatacggcgctatGATTTGTAGAATGCGCAGTTACGAGTTTATGGACGAatataacgaacccgtgtagcgtcCCCTAATCTGCGATACCTTATGCTTCTCCTTTTGGTACTATTGGCTCCGGTTGAACTGTACGGCTTTGATGAGGCTTCCTGGGTTTTCTATGgtggttttgttttgaacCAGCCGAAGTTCCATTAAAGCCGGCGGGATATCCCCAGTAGGCTGTTTAGCTGAAAAATATAGAATTACTATAAATTGTAGCTCTATTTACGGGTTATCTGGGAAATATCCCTTTATATAATGTTTTATTGGTTCCAAATAAACAATTATCTGTACTTTGACGAGATAATAGTTTCCTTATTttcattaagtacttacacctTGAGCTTGACAATGAATGGTTTTATTAGGAGCTATAAACATACCTCTAGCCTTCTCAAAAGTGTCCTTTACAATAGCTTGCAGAGTAGCAATGGTCTTTTCCAAACTAATTTTCAGGTCACTGTCAGTCTTGTAGAACCATGCCAAGAAGAGTGCAGCAAATAGGTCTCCAGTGCCGACGTATGAAGCTTTGATTTTCGGTATTTCAATTGTGTAGCATGAGCCTGAAAACAAATGTAGTGGGATAACAGGTGAGGGCAACATGTTTGTGGTAAGTGCATCATTAATACCTAAACATTCAAACTCTATAAtttcttataaaaatattgtataatgtTAAAGTATGAATGTGATGTTTGATTATATtaatttgatataataatatgacccAATAAAATCCTAGATATCTAGATAACTCATTTGATTtcagaaagaaagaaaacatttatttgacacaactctttttcaacaaaaacagaaaaaaagaaagaaaaagaattataacatataatttaataacatttatagatatcaaaagataattattacttttactaCTAACTTACTTAAAATCTGTAGGTATTGATAAGATAAGACAGCCACAATATCAATCTAACACTCACCATGACTACTGGCAATGCCAATCATAGTGTCCTCATCTCCCAAATCGGAGCTGGACAGCACCACAGTCTTCACCCCCTTGTCATGTAGCACCTGAATGGCCCTGAGTGCATCATCCAAGTTGTTGACTTTCACTCCGGTCAGTTGTTCCGCCTCAAACTGGTTCGGAGTGAGAATGTCTGCGAGCGGAACCACCACGTCTCTGTAGACTGGCAGGATGTCGGCTGGTACATACATCTTTCCATTGTCTCCCATTACTGGGTCGCAAActgaaacataaaaacaaattcaGATTACAATATAGGGGTCCCAGATCAACAGGTAAAAGTTGGTAGACATTCTTTTTTCTTTAACTGGTACCTTTTTCTGAATTCAAGGACAATAAGAAATAGGTACATCACATAAGTTTaagaaattacaaaaaaatatggttgCTTAATAATCTTTTTTGTGGCTTGCACTAgattttattgcaaaattaGTGCTGCTGAACTCTATGTAACTACAATACTACTACTGTGTTTGTACAATATAGTGAACATCTATAAAATATGTTCCAGCATGTTAATATGTCAGTAATAGATTTAGATAACATTACAAGGTTGCAatacattacttattattagACTTTGTAAGATGAGACAAACAACCTGATTATGTAAATGTTAacaacatacatatttattatgagtAGGACAACATTTTATGGTTTCGTACTTACCAGCAAATTGCCTTCAATTACTTTAGTAGCTATTAACCCTTTAACTGATGATGGCAATATACGTGCCACCATCTTATAGGCCTGAGAATTCTAAAAGTTTATTCGATCTTGCTACTGGAAACGTCACTAATACATAGCTGAATGCacatcagtattttttttcttcaatcAAATCAATTAGTAGTGCCAAACTgccaacatttaaaaaaaaaatgtcacttgaaaaaaaatggcCTCATTTCAATAGtacaaagtttatttaaaaatatctcatCAATCCTGCAGATAAAAATGTGAGTAACcttctttttttatataaacatgTAGTATAGAAGACGATATgatcaatatttataaaaaaaatcgacATTTTTTATTCGAATTTCCATTTTTTTGTGGTGGCCATATATATGCCACTAtcaacttgtaggtacctacatggtGGCAATATAATGTACACCGCCAGTCCAAACCCCGGCAAAGCTCCGCTCCCTCCCTGCTTCCTCCAGACAACGATCCACAATGAAGCGGAACAAAGTCCCACCAGATGATGCCACCGCCCATGAGCCGGAAGACATGCCCGGCACTCCAGATGGCACGACTTCCGAAGATGACCCGGAAGAACCGGACCCAGAACAAGCTTCCACCCAAAACGATTCGACAAAGATTCGGTGAGGGCACCCACAGGCGACGACGCTCCACCCAGCTCGACGGCCCCACCGTCCCCACCCCCACCAGCCTGCCAATCTCCCCCACCCACCAGACCCCCAAGCACCTCAAGACCAACACCAGAGACTCCACATCGAAGTCCCCCAGCCACAAGACCCCAAAGTGCCTCAACATCTGCACCAACATCTCACCAACATCAAAGCCGCCCAGCTGCAAGAGCACCAAGCAACGCAGAACCAACCGCATCCCCCAACACACCAGACAGGCCATACGAAAATGAACCCCCGGACCCCCCGTCCCCAGACCCAGACTCGGACGAAGATGAGACCGACTGGAAAAAACAAGAATGGACCCAGAAACCAGATCAGCCACCCTGACACTCCGAAAGTTCAATCCCCAAAACAGCCTCCAAACAGAACGAAACCTCCGACCCACCCCTCTCCACTCTTCAGCGATGACGCACCAAACACCTCTGTGGACCAAACCAATTTATACCAAGCCCTGATTTCTTCTTTAGTGGTTGGTGTATAATTTCTCGATCCTACTTGTACAGCGTATAAATTAGTTTGGTCCACAACAATGTCCAGCACGTCATCACCAAAGAACAAAGAAAAGCAGGTCAGAGGCCCCGCTCCGCCCGGAACCCGCTCCGAAGACCGAACCCTCGGAGCACCAAAGCAGCCGAGATCCGGCCCCCGGGTCCACTCCTGCTCCCCCCACCCAACCAGTCCCATCCTCACCCGAATCCGAAGACGAGAAATCCGAAAGCTCACCCCCATCCAACCCATCCGGCATGCTAGAGGATGCAACCGGCTCCGCGCCACCCGGCACTCCCGCAGCCGAGCGGCCCCGACGCCGGGGAGACACCAGTGCAGACACCGAAGCACCCCGAGGTCCTGCAGCCGAAAGACCTCGACACAGAGCCTCCGGTGCCGATCCCGAAGCGCCCGGAAGTCCAGCAAGTGAAGGAGACCGACA encodes the following:
- the LOC105389442 gene encoding G protein-coupled receptor kinase 1 isoform X1; its protein translation is MADLEAVLADVSYLMAMEKSKCTPAARASKKIVLPDPSVRSVMHKYMEKKNEINFDKIFNQVLGYLLFKEFCEQTSEAEPVPQLKFYEEIKLYEKQECPEERRRIAREIYDNFIMKELLAHSHDYSKECVAHVQKYLMKHEVPPNLFEPYIEEIFQHLRGEPFRLFLESDKYTRFCQWKNLELNIQLTMNDFSVHRIIGRGGFGEVYGCRKADTGKMYAMKCLDKKRIKMKQGETLALNERIMLSLVSTGVDCPFIVCMTYAFHTPDKLCFILDLMNGGDLHYHLSQHGVFNEAEMKFYAAEVILGLEHMHKRHIVYRDLKPANILLDEHGHVRISDLGLACDFSKKKPHASVGTHGYMAPEVLSKGTGYDSSADWFSFGCMLYKLLKGHSPFRQHKTKDKHEIDRMTLTMVKNVELPDSFSPSLKSLLEGLLQRDINKRLGCKGRGADEVKEHVFFAGIDWQQVYHQKYTPPLIPPRGEVNAADAFDIGSFDEEDTKGIKLTETDQMQYKDFPLVISERWQAEVAETVFETINQEADKMENKRKNKNRQRVFDEIKEKGSDCILHGYIKKLGGPFASAWQTRYAKLYPNRLELHLENSTKPEMILLDSVEEVSSDLVSVKGEQCIVLRTRNDTKIVLTNTDEIGLKEWALSLRSAHKCSQELLASMAKKAGKIYGTDGSKDGGAPARAPAPAPSPALARAPNGNN
- the LOC105389442 gene encoding G protein-coupled receptor kinase 1 isoform X2 produces the protein MADLEAVLADVSYLMAMEKSKCTPAARASKKIVLPDPSVRSVMHKYMEKKNEINFDKIFNQVLGYLLFKEFCEQTSEAEPVPQLKFYEEIKLYEKQECPEERRRIAREIYDNFIMKELLAHSHDYSKECVAHVQKYLMKHEVPPNLFEPYIEEIFQHLRGEPFRLFLESDKYTRFCQWKNLELNIQLTMNDFSVHRIIGRGGFGEVYGCRKADTGKMYAMKCLDKKRIKMKQGETLALNERIMLSLVSTGVDCPFIVCMTYAFHTPDKLCFILDLMNGGDLHYHLSQHGVFNEAEMKFYAAEVILGLEHMHKRHIVYRDLKPANILLDEHGHVRISDLGLACDFSKKKPHASVGTHGYMAPEVLSKGTGYDSSADWFSFGCMLYKLLKGHSPFRQHKTKDKHEIDRMTLTMNVELPDSFSPSLKSLLEGLLQRDINKRLGCKGRGADEVKEHVFFAGIDWQQVYHQKYTPPLIPPRGEVNAADAFDIGSFDEEDTKGIKLTETDQMQYKDFPLVISERWQAEVAETVFETINQEADKMENKRKNKNRQRVFDEIKEKGSDCILHGYIKKLGGPFASAWQTRYAKLYPNRLELHLENSTKPEMILLDSVEEVSSDLVSVKGEQCIVLRTRNDTKIVLTNTDEIGLKEWALSLRSAHKCSQELLASMAKKAGKIYGTDGSKDGGAPARAPAPAPSPALARAPNGNN
- the LOC105392058 gene encoding pyridoxal kinase, with translation MNDDTPRVLSIQSHVVHGHAGNKSAVFPLQVLGFEVDSINTVQFSTHTAYKHVKGTVLKNEEMEDLIQGLVLNNVHFYTHLVTGYSRSPESLKQIAGIIKKLRQKNPNLIYVCDPVMGDNGKMYVPADILPVYRDVVVPLADILTPNQFEAEQLTGVKVNNLDDALRAIQVLHDKGVKTVVLSSSDLGDEDTMIGIASSHGSCYTIEIPKIKASYVGTGDLFAALFLAWFYKTDSDLKISLEKTIATLQAIVKDTFEKARAKQPTGDIPPALMELRLVQNKTTIENPGSLIKAVQFNRSQ